The window TCATGACGTTTGGCCAGAGCTACCTCGACCACATGCGTTGCCTCGAAGACGTGGGCATGCTCAGCACGCAGCCGATCAAGTTCCAGGGTCAGGACATTGTTCCGATCCAGTTCCTCAAGGCTCTCCTCCCGGACCCGGCAAGCCTCGGTCCTCGCACGGTGGGCAAGACGAACATCGGTTGCATTTTCAAGGGTACTAAGGATGGCAAGCCAAAGACTTACTATCTGTACAACGTTTGCGACCACCAGGAATGCTACAAGGAACTCGGCAGCCAGGCTATCGCCTACACGACTGGCGTTCCGGCAATGTGCGGTGCCATGATGGTGCTCACGGGCAAATGGAACAAGCCGGGTGTGCATACGGTCGAAGAGTTCGATCCGGATCCGTTCATGGAAGCCCTCACCAAATACGGTCTCCCGTGGAACGAAGATTTCAACCCGGTACTTGTGGACTAGGCAATGAAAAAATGGCGCATTGACGATTCCCGAGATCTTTACAACGTAAAGGGCTGGGGCGTAAGTTACTTTGACATTAACGACAAGGGCCACGCAACGGTTTCGCCGATCAAGAATGGCGGTCCGAGCATCGACCTTTACGAGCTCGTGCAGGAACTTTCCTTGCGCGATGTTTCGACTCCTGTGTTGTTGCGCTTCCCGGATATTCTGGACAGCCGCATCGAAAAGATTCACGAGTGCTTCACAAAGGCGACGACTGAATATGGCTACAAGGGTGGCCATTACAGCATCTTCCCAATCAAGGTGAACCAGCAGCGCGCGGTCTTGGAAGAAGTGGTGAGTCACGGTTCCAAGTTCAACATCGGCCTTGAGGCAGGTTCCAAGCCGGAACTCCACGCGGTACTTGCGAACATGGAAAATCCGGACGCGTTGATTATCTGCAACGGCTACAAGGACGAAGACTTTATCGAGCTTGCTCTCCTCGCACAGAAGATGGGCAAGAAGATTTTCATTGTCGTCGAAAAGATGAACGAGCTTCACTTGGTTGTTGACTTGTCTCGTCGAATCGGCGTGCGCCCGAACATCGGTATTCGCATCAAGCTTGCAAGCTCTGGTAGCGGCAAGTGGGAAGAATCCGGCGGATACCACAGCAAGTTCGGTCTGAACAGTTCTGAACTTTTGGAAGCTCTCGACTACATCAAAGAAGAGAAGATGGAAGACTGCATGAAGCTCATCCACTTCCACTTGGGTAGCCAGATTACGAACATTCGCCATATCAAGAATGGACTCCGCGAAGTTTCGCAGTTCTACGTCCAAATTAGAAAGATGGGCATGGGCCTTGAATTCGTGGACGTGGGCGGCGGCTTGGGCGTGGATTACGATGGCACGCGCAGTTCTAACGCGAGCTCCGTGAACTATTCCATCCAGGAATACGCAAACGACGTTGTGTACGCGATGTTCGAAGCATGCGAAAACGCCGATGTTCCTCACCCGAATATCATTGCAGAATCGGGCCGTGCTCTTTCGGCTCACCATTCCATCTTGGTGTTCAACGTGCTTGAAACGGCTGGCCAGGCATTCTTTGACGA of the Fibrobacter sp. UWB2 genome contains:
- the speA gene encoding biosynthetic arginine decarboxylase; protein product: MKKWRIDDSRDLYNVKGWGVSYFDINDKGHATVSPIKNGGPSIDLYELVQELSLRDVSTPVLLRFPDILDSRIEKIHECFTKATTEYGYKGGHYSIFPIKVNQQRAVLEEVVSHGSKFNIGLEAGSKPELHAVLANMENPDALIICNGYKDEDFIELALLAQKMGKKIFIVVEKMNELHLVVDLSRRIGVRPNIGIRIKLASSGSGKWEESGGYHSKFGLNSSELLEALDYIKEEKMEDCMKLIHFHLGSQITNIRHIKNGLREVSQFYVQIRKMGMGLEFVDVGGGLGVDYDGTRSSNASSVNYSIQEYANDVVYAMFEACENADVPHPNIIAESGRALSAHHSILVFNVLETAGQAFFDESVHEISDDAPEALKDLYGIYKSLSPKNLLESWHDAMQINDDTLSGFKMGDVDLQTRAMSERLFWSIARKVDLLARDLRHPPYELSELPRLLAEKYFCNFSLFQSLPDSWGVDQVFPIMPIQRLDEEPTIETTIQDVTCDSDGKIDMFVRGGEVARTIPLHPIKKDEPYFIAVYLVGAYQEILGDLHNLFGDTNAVHIVCNDKGGYDIDKVIDGESVEDVLDYVNFSDKALVRNMENWVTRSVKEGKITLQEGKEFLNIYRSGLYGYTYLE